One Streptomyces sp. CNQ-509 DNA window includes the following coding sequences:
- a CDS encoding siderophore-interacting protein, whose amino-acid sequence MTTEPTTQTAEPAPDAAEPFRFFRLDVTRTRRLSPTLLRVTFGDDGTGGPGGLEGFASGGRDQSLSLFLPQPGQTEPVMPTGPDWFDEYRALDPGVRAVLRSYTVRAQRPGEVDIDFVLHTEPAGPAAQWAGEAEPGDWIIALGPAVPDNTGVRFRLPEGADHVIVAADETALPAAAAILESLPAGLPVKAWIRVPHPDDALTLHTAADAEVTWLTGPAAGVVDALRAADLPAGTPYAWLAGEAGMVRELRRQLVRERKFDRRSVAFTGYWRRGASEDQFRHEAETGRDDDAAADG is encoded by the coding sequence GTGACCACGGAACCGACCACGCAGACGGCGGAGCCGGCGCCCGACGCCGCCGAGCCGTTCCGCTTCTTCCGCCTCGACGTCACCCGCACCCGGCGGCTCAGCCCCACCCTCCTGCGCGTCACCTTCGGCGACGACGGCACCGGCGGCCCCGGTGGCCTCGAAGGCTTCGCCTCCGGCGGCCGGGACCAGAGCCTGTCGCTGTTCCTGCCCCAGCCCGGCCAGACGGAACCGGTGATGCCCACAGGGCCGGACTGGTTCGACGAGTACCGCGCGCTCGACCCCGGCGTACGGGCCGTGCTGCGCTCGTACACCGTGCGCGCGCAGCGCCCCGGCGAGGTCGACATCGACTTCGTGCTGCACACCGAACCCGCGGGCCCCGCCGCGCAGTGGGCGGGCGAGGCCGAGCCGGGCGACTGGATCATCGCGCTCGGCCCCGCCGTGCCGGACAACACCGGCGTGCGCTTCCGGCTGCCCGAGGGCGCGGATCACGTCATCGTCGCCGCCGACGAGACCGCATTGCCGGCCGCCGCGGCGATCCTGGAGTCGCTGCCCGCGGGGCTGCCGGTGAAGGCGTGGATACGGGTGCCGCACCCCGACGACGCGCTCACGCTGCACACCGCCGCGGACGCCGAGGTCACCTGGCTGACCGGCCCCGCGGCCGGCGTGGTCGACGCGCTGCGCGCCGCGGACCTGCCCGCGGGCACTCCGTACGCCTGGCTCGCCGGCGAGGCGGGGATGGTGCGGGAGCTGCGCCGCCAGCTCGTACGGGAGCGGAAGTTCGACCGCCGGTCGGTCGCCTTCACCGGCTACTGGCGCCGCGGCGCCTCCGAGGACCAGTTCCGCCACGAGGCCGAGACCGGACGCGACGACGACGCGGCCGCGGACGGATGA